A DNA window from Castanea sativa cultivar Marrone di Chiusa Pesio chromosome 7, ASM4071231v1 contains the following coding sequences:
- the LOC142644227 gene encoding uncharacterized protein LOC142644227 — protein MQQFRDVVDECGFLDLGFVGTCFTWSKDFDDGHSISKRLDRGLANNPWFMKFPGSFVHHLHCISSDNCPLLISLSRLDPPPCQRSFKFEEMWLSDERCVETVEASWSSHSHGPGDSQILKQIEKCGKDLAWWNHNVFGNVRKELERKKSLLVQAEQAAIVNGQNQRVRELKDEVNLLLVREARLWSQRSQVHPQEIALSLVNYYQSLFSTSNPDCVSLDHVPMVITDEMNIALTESFLQSEIREALKQMAPLKALGLDGMPPLFYQHFWGVVDSDVMSSILSWLNSDEETRQWNHEVIDGIFTQEEADLIKQLPLARMVSEDSLFWPFSWNGIYNSKSGYLFLKAEEDHGGTEANVEQEKAL, from the exons ATGCAACAATTTAGGGATGTTGTGGATGAATGTGGGTTTTTGGACCTTGGTTTTGTGGGAACCTGTTTCACTTGGAGTAAGGATTTTGATGATGGACATTCAATTTCGAAGAGACTAGATCGTGGCTTGGCAAATAATCCATGGTTCATGAAATTTCCAGGATCATTTGTACACCATCTGCATTGCATTTCTTCTGATAATTGCCCTTTATTGATCAGCCTATCCAGACTTGACCCACCACCTTGTCAACGGAGTTTTAAATTTGAGGAAATGTGGTTATCAGATGAACGATGTGTAGAGACGGTTGAAGCATCATGGTCTTCTCATTCACATGGCCCTGGTGACAGCCAAATCTTGAAGCAGATTGAGAAGTGTGGGAAGGACTTAGCTTGGTGGAACCACAATGTATTTGGAAATGTAAGGAAGGAGttagaaaggaaaaaatccTTGTTAGTCCAAGCAGAACAAGCAGCAATAGTAAATGGGCAGAATCAACGGGTTAGAGAGCTAAAAGATGAGGTGAACCTTCTTCTTGTTAGGGAAGCTCGTTTATGGAGTCAACGATCTCAA GTACATCCACAGGAAATTGCTTTGAGTCTCGTCAACTATTATCAGAGTCTTTTCTCAACATCAAACCCGGATTGTGTCTCCCTTGATCATGTCCCTATGGTCATCACTGATGAGATGAATATAGCCCTCACTGAGTCCTTCCTTCAATCTGAAATTAGGGAGGCTTTGAAGCAAATGGCACCTCTCAAGGCACTAGGACTGGATGGAATGCCTCCGTTGTTTTATCAACACTTTTGGGGGGTGGTCGATAGCGATGTTATGAGTTCAATTCTATCTTGGCTCAATTCAG ATGAAGAAACGAGGCAATGGAATCATGAGGTAATTGACGGAATTTTCACTCAAGAAGAAGCAGACTTAATCAAACAATTACCTCTTGCAAGGATGGTGAGTGAAGATAGCTTGTTTTGGCCATTCTCATGGAATGGAATATATAACAGCAAGTCAGGTTACCTGTTCTTAAAGGCAGAGGAGGATCATGGAGGCACTGAAGCTAATGTGGAACAAGAAAAAGCCCTCTAG